From one Anaerococcus prevotii DSM 20548 genomic stretch:
- the pyk gene encoding pyruvate kinase yields the protein MKPEILKKTKIVCTIGPASEDPAILEELINNGMNVARLNFSHGTHEEHLAKIKTIRRIRRKLNVPVAIMLDTKGPEIRTGNFNVDEIYLKPGDIFTLTTRDVEGDQSIVSVSYEGLPEDVSVGSEIYIDDGLVQLEVIEIKDGTDVVCKALNNGILSDHKGVNLPGSKTNLPAITPKDVDDIKFGIENDIDIIAASFVRKKEDVYDIRKVLEDHGGEHIKIISKIESQEGVDNVDEIIEASDGIMVARGDLGVEIRTELIPLVQKEVIRKCNDAAKPVITATQMLDSMIRNPRPTRAETTDVANAIIDGTDCVMLSGETAGGKYPIEAVKTMRNICITTELSDDFYQNIYDVKIHSANTTTNSIARSTKNIAEELNAKAIISCTASGNTSRVISKFKPKTNIIAATISDRVARQLSIVWGVYPIVIQEATETDELIERAIVGALAENYVEEGDLTVVTAGIPLGVSGTSNLIKVHVIGDILTSGTGIGSKSVSGKVVIGSTKKELEGKFEEGDIIVAKFTDSDITEYIEKASAVVTETGGLTSHTAVAAVHFGIPAVVGAVNVINLVEEGETITVDPIGGVIYKGETKVI from the coding sequence ATGAAACCTGAAATTTTAAAAAAGACAAAAATAGTATGTACAATTGGACCAGCTAGTGAAGATCCAGCTATCCTAGAAGAACTAATCAACAATGGGATGAACGTTGCAAGACTTAACTTCTCTCACGGAACTCACGAAGAGCACTTAGCAAAGATTAAAACAATCAGAAGAATCAGAAGAAAACTAAACGTGCCTGTAGCTATAATGCTAGATACTAAGGGACCAGAAATCAGAACTGGTAACTTTAACGTAGATGAAATCTACCTTAAACCAGGAGATATCTTCACCCTAACAACAAGAGACGTAGAAGGTGACCAATCAATCGTATCAGTTTCTTACGAAGGACTACCAGAAGATGTATCAGTAGGAAGCGAAATCTATATAGATGACGGACTTGTTCAACTAGAAGTAATTGAAATTAAAGATGGCACAGATGTAGTTTGTAAGGCACTAAACAACGGAATTCTTTCAGACCACAAGGGAGTTAACCTACCAGGCTCAAAGACAAACCTTCCTGCTATTACACCAAAAGACGTTGATGATATCAAATTTGGTATAGAAAATGACATTGACATCATCGCAGCATCTTTTGTTCGTAAAAAAGAAGACGTATATGATATCAGAAAAGTCCTAGAAGATCACGGTGGAGAACACATCAAGATTATTTCTAAAATCGAAAGCCAAGAAGGTGTAGATAACGTAGACGAAATCATAGAAGCAAGTGATGGAATCATGGTAGCTAGAGGAGACCTCGGTGTAGAAATTAGAACAGAGCTTATCCCATTAGTACAAAAAGAAGTAATCAGAAAATGTAATGATGCTGCAAAACCAGTTATCACAGCTACACAAATGCTCGACTCAATGATTAGAAACCCAAGACCAACCAGAGCTGAGACAACTGACGTTGCCAACGCTATTATCGATGGAACTGACTGTGTAATGCTTTCAGGAGAAACAGCTGGTGGAAAATACCCAATAGAAGCAGTTAAGACAATGAGAAACATCTGTATCACAACAGAGCTATCAGATGACTTCTATCAAAACATCTACGATGTTAAAATTCACTCAGCAAACACAACAACCAACTCAATAGCAAGATCAACCAAAAACATCGCAGAAGAGCTAAATGCCAAGGCAATAATCTCTTGTACAGCAAGTGGTAATACATCTAGAGTAATATCTAAATTCAAACCTAAGACAAATATAATTGCTGCAACAATCTCTGATAGAGTTGCTAGACAACTATCAATTGTATGGGGAGTATATCCAATAGTAATCCAAGAAGCAACTGAAACTGATGAGCTTATCGAAAGAGCGATAGTTGGTGCACTTGCTGAAAATTACGTAGAAGAAGGAGACCTAACAGTAGTAACAGCAGGAATCCCTCTAGGAGTATCTGGAACAAGTAACCTAATCAAAGTTCACGTTATTGGAGATATTCTAACAAGCGGTACAGGAATTGGAAGCAAATCAGTATCAGGAAAAGTTGTAATAGGATCAACAAAAAAGGAACTAGAAGGTAAATTTGAAGAAGGCGACATCATAGTTGCGAAATTCACTGATTCTGACATCACAGAATATATAGAAAAAGCCTCAGCTGTAGTAACAGAAACTGGTGGACTAACAAGCCACACAGCAGTAGCCGCAGTTCACTTTGGAATCCCTGCAGTAGTAGGAGCTGTAAATGTAATCAATCTCGTAGAAGAAGGCGAAACAATTACAGTAGACCCAATAGGCGGAGTAATATACAAAGGAGAAACAAAAGTTATCTAA
- the rlmD gene encoding 23S rRNA (uracil(1939)-C(5))-methyltransferase RlmD, translating to MIIKDIKIIDILQDGRGVGKKDSKVYFIEGATFGESCDIEIIKEKKNFIEARKVKTTSQSPYYTQPPCPYYYECGGCTIMDINYDEQIKLKKNLITKAIKKTCAIEIDDLEIITSETLSYRNKIRLQVDKKGRLSYNKKSSNDLVEIKDCLLANEHIIENLGKIQNLVTTIVKDLGNIIREISIRSNSCEILLNIYSKEEEKLYKYLKENHKDLPYNINIINKKKIKTLGKDHLIFKVKDKSFKVSKDDFYQVNDYQIENLYQNARKYLEKNKKLLDLFCGSGISSIALNDDNIVGIEINKSAIKDAKENAKINNLTDYKFIDKNANYIDQKFIEKEKIQTVTVDPPRAGLDKEIIKTLAKTKIKNIIYISCNPQTLARDIKRFMDRGYELKEIKAVDMFPQTMHVEAIALIQKM from the coding sequence ATGATCATCAAAGATATTAAGATAATTGATATCCTACAAGACGGCAGAGGAGTTGGCAAGAAAGATTCAAAAGTATACTTTATAGAAGGAGCAACTTTTGGAGAATCTTGCGACATTGAAATAATAAAAGAAAAGAAAAATTTCATAGAAGCAAGAAAAGTCAAAACAACTTCTCAAAGTCCGTATTATACACAACCTCCATGTCCATATTATTATGAATGTGGGGGTTGTACTATTATGGATATAAATTATGATGAGCAAATTAAATTAAAGAAAAATCTAATCACAAAGGCAATCAAGAAAACTTGTGCCATAGAAATAGACGATTTAGAAATAATTACAAGCGAAACTCTCTCTTACAGGAACAAAATAAGACTACAAGTAGACAAGAAGGGAAGGCTTTCCTATAACAAGAAATCCTCAAATGACCTAGTAGAAATCAAAGATTGCCTCCTTGCCAATGAGCATATAATAGAAAATTTAGGAAAAATTCAAAATCTAGTCACTACTATAGTTAAAGACCTTGGCAATATAATAAGAGAAATAAGCATAAGAAGTAATTCCTGCGAAATCCTTTTAAACATTTATAGTAAAGAAGAAGAAAAACTATATAAATATCTAAAAGAAAATCATAAGGACCTTCCATATAATATTAATATAATAAACAAAAAGAAAATAAAAACCCTAGGTAAAGACCATCTCATATTCAAAGTGAAAGATAAATCCTTTAAGGTATCGAAAGATGACTTCTACCAAGTAAATGATTATCAAATAGAAAACCTATATCAAAATGCAAGAAAATACCTAGAAAAGAACAAAAAGCTCCTAGACCTTTTCTGCGGATCAGGAATATCATCAATCGCCCTAAATGATGATAATATAGTTGGAATAGAAATCAACAAAAGTGCCATCAAAGATGCTAAAGAAAATGCCAAAATAAACAATTTAACAGACTACAAATTCATCGACAAAAACGCCAATTACATTGACCAGAAATTTATAGAAAAAGAAAAAATACAAACAGTAACAGTAGATCCACCAAGGGCAGGCCTAGACAAAGAAATAATTAAGACGCTAGCCAAAACGAAAATAAAAAACATAATCTACATCTCCTGCAACCCCCAAACCCTCGCAAGAGATATCAAAAGATTTATGGACAGGGGATATGAACTAAAAGAAATAAAAGCAGTGGATATGTTCCCGCAGACTATGCATGTGGAAGCTATAGCGTTGATACAAAAGATGTAA
- a CDS encoding type IV toxin-antitoxin system AbiEi family antitoxin domain-containing protein, with product MHTLKNYIQENLVITNKEAEELGYTRHNLSELTKSGQLERLRPGLYQLKGKVIDDFVLISSNSNRIIFSHQTALYLHDLSDRTPNVFHISVPQGYNASHIKKRYEDLQVHYVKKDLYEIGKTEIKSPQGNLIPVYDIDRTICDIIIDSEKIDKQIFTEALKRYFKSPNKNLRLLIKYSRLFKIENEIRKYMEVLS from the coding sequence ATGCATACACTTAAAAATTATATACAAGAAAATTTAGTAATCACCAACAAAGAAGCAGAAGAACTTGGATATACTAGGCATAATCTATCAGAATTAACAAAGAGCGGACAATTAGAAAGATTAAGACCAGGACTATATCAATTAAAAGGAAAAGTAATAGACGATTTTGTTTTAATATCATCCAATAGTAATCGAATTATATTTTCCCATCAAACAGCCCTATATCTACATGACCTATCAGATAGGACCCCAAATGTATTTCATATATCTGTACCCCAGGGCTACAATGCCAGCCATATCAAAAAGAGGTACGAAGATCTACAAGTTCACTATGTAAAAAAAGATTTATACGAAATAGGAAAGACAGAAATAAAATCACCGCAAGGCAATCTCATACCAGTTTATGATATAGACCGAACAATTTGTGACATCATAATCGACAGCGAAAAAATAGATAAACAGATTTTTACAGAAGCCTTAAAAAGATACTTTAAATCACCAAATAAAAATCTAAGACTACTCATAAAATACAGTAGACTATTTAAAATAGAAAATGAAATTAGGAAATATATGGAGGTATTATCGTGA
- a CDS encoding nucleotidyl transferase AbiEii/AbiGii toxin family protein, with translation MINIESIKGKIRSLAIKKNLKSQEVLQIYFFERFLERLSKSNYKNNFVIKGGFLISSLIGIENRTTMDMDTTIKGIPLKEEKIKEIVDEIIDINVDDGIKFEIKDISYIREEDEYENFRISLIANVGKTKNSMKLDLTTGDAITPREIEYTYPCIFSQEDIKIMAYPLETILAEKYETIIRRNITTTRMRDFYDLYTLYKLKKDEIDYKILKEAIERTSNQRGSWEIMQDYEEIIEDIKEDSYLRSLWVVYLGENKYIGDLSFDKVVDVVRIVSKTTS, from the coding sequence GTGATTAATATCGAGAGTATAAAGGGCAAGATAAGAAGTCTGGCAATAAAGAAAAATCTGAAGTCGCAAGAAGTTTTGCAAATATATTTTTTTGAAAGATTTTTAGAAAGGCTATCTAAATCAAATTACAAAAATAATTTTGTAATAAAAGGAGGATTCTTAATATCTTCCTTAATTGGAATTGAAAATAGAACAACTATGGATATGGACACAACTATAAAAGGCATACCCCTAAAAGAAGAAAAAATAAAAGAAATCGTAGATGAAATTATAGATATCAATGTAGATGATGGAATAAAATTTGAAATAAAAGACATAAGTTATATTAGAGAAGAGGATGAGTACGAGAACTTTAGAATTTCATTAATAGCAAATGTTGGAAAGACCAAAAACTCTATGAAACTTGACCTAACAACGGGTGATGCAATAACACCAAGGGAAATAGAATATACTTATCCCTGTATCTTTAGCCAAGAAGATATAAAAATAATGGCATATCCATTAGAAACAATTTTAGCTGAAAAATACGAAACCATAATCAGAAGAAATATAACAACCACACGAATGAGAGACTTTTATGACCTATACACTCTCTACAAACTAAAAAAAGATGAGATAGATTATAAAATTTTAAAAGAAGCAATAGAAAGAACCTCAAACCAAAGAGGAAGCTGGGAGATAATGCAAGACTATGAGGAAATAATTGAGGATATAAAAGAAGATTCATACCTAAGATCCTTGTGGGTAGTATATCTCGGTGAAAATAAGTATATTGGAGATTTGAGCTTTGATAAGGTTGTTGATGTAGTGAGAATCGTCTCGAAAACAACAAGTTGA
- a CDS encoding ATP-dependent nuclease, which produces MILKKMKVKNFRLLKNFELNFKDELSLVIGKNNCGKTSSIIVLDKMLNSSKLFWEDINLECQKDLYKKIIGFDITKLDEVQLLETINMQLFIEYNDNDSYENIQKFMMDLNPDNNIIVLEFISVIAAKKIIELKNIISEKNIEDFKSFSKFMSKNFANFFETKKYSRGFDVEANKTTQDRSEEIDNKDIQKVIKVAGIRADRAVSNDDRNHVLSGLTGKYFSSYKAAKDESESVFTRLEEKLEEADKELYKIYNGEKSEGEEPIDGIFSDVIDVIKTYGGAENGIDIAIESSISEKNLLSDNTNLSYRQGGDYSLPETYNGLGYLNLIGILFEIETNIQELFEQPADINLLYIEEPEAHTHPQLQYIFIRNIKSHIKAHRNKLLKEKNKQLQILITSHSSHIVSECNFDDIIYLKKNGNTVIAKSFNSLKEEYGGDEQKGFKFVKQYLTMNRSELFFADKAICIEGDTERILMPVMMHKIDNKEKPRADIIPLLSQNISIIEVGAHSHIFMPLFSFLGTKVLFVTDIDSVKAEKKIDKNGKERTVYTSCHPDEGTHTSNASIKEFFKDTGIDTSNNQFKELVGKNAEDKIKDNMRMAYQIPESYGEYQASSFEDAFIALNKDFILKNKEGFYQYGALKDFSNDEIENGDYYNFALNNVKKKSAFASSLLYFDNENGEEDEKWAVPHYIEEGLLWIR; this is translated from the coding sequence ATGATTTTAAAAAAGATGAAAGTCAAAAACTTTAGATTATTAAAAAATTTTGAGTTAAATTTTAAAGATGAATTGTCGCTAGTTATAGGTAAAAATAATTGTGGAAAAACATCATCTATTATTGTTTTAGATAAAATGCTAAATTCATCTAAATTATTTTGGGAAGATATAAATTTAGAATGCCAGAAAGATCTCTATAAAAAAATAATTGGTTTTGATATAACAAAGCTGGATGAAGTTCAATTATTAGAAACTATTAATATGCAATTATTCATTGAGTATAATGATAATGATTCATATGAGAATATTCAAAAATTCATGATGGACTTAAATCCAGATAATAACATAATAGTTTTAGAATTTATTTCGGTAATAGCTGCAAAAAAAATCATAGAATTAAAAAACATTATTAGTGAAAAAAATATTGAAGATTTTAAATCATTTTCCAAATTTATGAGTAAGAATTTTGCAAACTTCTTTGAAACGAAAAAATATTCAAGAGGGTTTGATGTTGAAGCAAACAAAACAACGCAAGATAGATCAGAAGAAATTGATAATAAAGATATTCAAAAAGTCATTAAAGTGGCAGGAATAAGAGCTGATCGAGCGGTTTCTAATGATGATCGTAATCATGTTTTATCAGGTTTAACTGGTAAATATTTCAGTTCTTATAAAGCTGCAAAAGATGAAAGTGAATCGGTATTTACAAGACTTGAAGAAAAATTGGAGGAAGCCGATAAAGAATTATATAAGATTTACAATGGAGAAAAAAGTGAAGGTGAAGAACCCATTGATGGTATTTTTAGTGATGTTATAGATGTTATTAAAACTTATGGTGGTGCAGAAAATGGAATTGATATAGCAATAGAGTCATCTATTTCAGAGAAAAATTTATTGTCAGATAATACAAACTTAAGTTATAGACAAGGGGGAGATTATTCGCTTCCAGAAACATATAATGGATTGGGGTATTTAAATTTAATTGGTATTTTATTTGAGATTGAAACCAATATACAGGAATTGTTTGAACAACCAGCAGATATAAATCTCTTATATATTGAAGAACCTGAAGCACATACACACCCTCAGTTACAGTATATATTTATAAGGAATATTAAATCTCATATCAAAGCACATAGAAATAAGTTGTTGAAAGAAAAGAATAAGCAGTTGCAGATTTTAATCACTTCGCATTCATCACATATAGTTTCTGAATGTAACTTTGATGACATTATATATTTGAAGAAAAACGGGAATACGGTCATAGCTAAGAGCTTTAATTCTTTAAAAGAAGAGTATGGTGGAGATGAACAGAAAGGATTTAAGTTTGTAAAACAATATTTGACAATGAATAGAAGTGAACTATTCTTTGCGGATAAAGCTATTTGTATAGAAGGAGATACCGAACGAATTTTAATGCCAGTGATGATGCATAAAATTGATAATAAAGAAAAGCCAAGAGCAGATATTATACCACTATTATCACAGAATATTTCTATAATAGAAGTTGGAGCGCATTCTCATATATTTATGCCTTTATTTTCCTTTTTAGGAACAAAAGTTTTGTTTGTTACGGATATTGACTCTGTTAAAGCTGAAAAGAAAATAGATAAAAATGGAAAAGAAAGAACTGTATATACGAGTTGTCACCCCGATGAGGGAACACATACAAGTAACGCATCAATAAAAGAATTTTTTAAAGATACTGGAATTGATACATCGAATAATCAATTTAAGGAACTTGTAGGGAAAAATGCTGAGGATAAAATTAAAGATAATATGAGAATGGCCTATCAAATACCAGAATCTTATGGTGAGTATCAAGCGAGTAGTTTTGAAGATGCATTTATAGCACTAAATAAAGACTTTATATTAAAAAACAAAGAAGGGTTTTATCAATATGGAGCTTTAAAAGATTTTTCGAATGATGAAATAGAAAATGGTGATTATTATAATTTTGCTTTGAATAATGTGAAAAAGAAATCGGCATTTGCATCAAGCTTATTGTATTTTGATAATGAGAATGGCGAAGAAGATGAAAAATGGGCAGTTCCACATTATATTGAGGAGGGCTTATTATGGATACGCTAA
- a CDS encoding UvrD-helicase domain-containing protein yields MDTLTLEKEVLEALECIKNGENFILEGGAGSGKTYSLISLINALTEELPDIKIVCITYTNNAVAEILSRIENENIWVSTIHEFIWSLIRKYQNEIKNILVELINDDNEKNFKKPKDFSEDLISKEYFENLYVDYDEYYSVTPNEENRVKISHNHILIVAEKMFEKYKKIADILKDIADCIFVDEYQDTSPLVADILLKHLEQSDKKNVIGFFGDSMQSIYDDGVGNLNQYNLTKIVKTQNRRNPRVVIEVANKFRDDDIEQRPSEDINAPNMENGTIREGSIKFLYGTEINDFISVKGKNIFESWDFSDGKQTKELRLTHKYNAEMTGFKDLYDLYNADLITKLISGIKKKIDKGNLDCNKTLGEITLEVKPTYNKVELLDQINGNEIYQSIYSVLEDMSWEEAYEKCRITKESLMSYKLNGMSGRYEANSYRDRILRRLDILEEIIELYEANRFNDFLRITKFSIHNRNDKICLKQAIDYLVSEDNQTIENVLKFAEVKGLLKEDELFSDYISNKGFYLWERIKKITFNQYRKSVLYLKEFSPICTQHSVKGSEYDNVLLVLESDWNKYDFRTLFGKGSPNSNVQKRTKKLFYVCITRAKKNLIIYMPTDDSDILEKAKEYFGEENVIELSSI; encoded by the coding sequence ATGGATACGCTAACATTGGAAAAAGAAGTATTAGAAGCTCTTGAATGTATAAAAAATGGTGAAAATTTTATTTTAGAAGGTGGAGCAGGTAGTGGAAAAACATACTCCTTAATTTCCTTAATAAATGCACTCACAGAGGAATTACCAGATATAAAGATAGTATGCATTACATATACAAATAATGCAGTTGCCGAAATTTTATCAAGAATAGAAAATGAGAATATTTGGGTTTCAACAATACATGAGTTTATATGGTCTCTTATCAGAAAATATCAGAATGAAATAAAAAATATTTTAGTTGAGCTTATTAACGATGATAATGAAAAGAACTTTAAAAAGCCAAAAGATTTTTCTGAGGATTTAATTTCTAAAGAATATTTCGAAAATCTTTATGTAGATTATGATGAGTATTATTCTGTAACGCCAAATGAAGAAAATAGAGTTAAAATCAGCCATAATCACATTTTGATTGTTGCGGAGAAAATGTTTGAGAAATATAAAAAAATAGCGGACATTTTAAAGGATATTGCAGATTGTATTTTTGTTGATGAATATCAGGATACAAGTCCTTTAGTTGCTGATATTTTACTAAAGCATCTTGAGCAAAGCGATAAGAAAAATGTAATTGGTTTTTTTGGAGATTCAATGCAGTCTATATATGACGACGGAGTTGGTAATTTAAATCAATATAATTTAACTAAAATAGTAAAGACGCAAAACCGAAGAAATCCAAGAGTTGTAATCGAAGTAGCCAATAAGTTTAGAGATGATGATATTGAGCAAAGACCTTCAGAAGATATAAATGCACCTAATATGGAAAATGGTACTATTAGAGAAGGTAGTATTAAATTTTTATATGGAACTGAAATAAATGATTTTATAAGTGTAAAGGGGAAGAATATTTTTGAATCTTGGGATTTTTCTGATGGAAAACAAACAAAAGAGTTAAGGCTAACACATAAATATAATGCTGAAATGACTGGCTTTAAAGACTTATATGATCTATATAATGCTGATTTGATAACTAAGCTTATAAGTGGGATAAAGAAAAAAATTGATAAGGGAAATTTAGACTGTAATAAGACTTTGGGAGAAATAACGTTAGAGGTAAAACCGACATATAACAAAGTGGAGCTGTTAGATCAAATTAACGGAAATGAAATTTATCAGTCAATATATAGTGTTTTAGAAGATATGTCATGGGAAGAAGCTTACGAAAAATGTAGAATCACTAAGGAATCACTCATGTCATATAAATTAAATGGAATGAGTGGTAGATATGAAGCTAATTCTTATAGAGATAGGATTTTACGCAGATTAGATATATTAGAGGAGATTATTGAATTATATGAGGCTAATAGATTTAATGATTTTCTACGAATAACAAAATTTTCTATTCATAATAGAAATGATAAGATTTGCCTTAAGCAAGCAATTGATTATCTTGTAAGTGAAGATAATCAAACGATAGAAAATGTATTAAAATTTGCGGAAGTAAAAGGGTTACTCAAAGAAGATGAATTGTTTAGTGATTATATTTCAAATAAAGGGTTTTATTTATGGGAGAGAATAAAAAAGATAACATTTAATCAATATAGAAAAAGTGTTTTATATTTAAAAGAATTTTCACCAATTTGTACTCAACATAGTGTTAAAGGTAGTGAATATGACAATGTATTGCTTGTATTAGAGTCTGATTGGAATAAATATGACTTTAGAACATTATTTGGGAAAGGATCTCCGAACTCTAATGTTCAGAAACGTACAAAAAAATTATTTTATGTATGTATAACAAGAGCAAAAAAGAATTTAATAATATATATGCCTACTGATGATTCTGACATATTAGAAAAAGCTAAAGAGTATTTTGGAGAAGAAAATGTTATAGAACTCTCTTCGATTTAA
- a CDS encoding plasmid mobilization protein, whose amino-acid sequence MANRFRNERIEIKLTKEEKEVFEKKMKLANCKTMSHFLRKCVLEKEIYVVDLEPFRNLQWLLSNATNNINQIAKATNTTGVIYKNEIESMNKQIEKLSREIWQIHSLLLNKSK is encoded by the coding sequence ATGGCAAATAGATTTAGAAATGAAAGAATAGAAATAAAACTTACTAAAGAAGAAAAAGAAGTTTTTGAAAAGAAAATGAAACTTGCAAATTGTAAAACAATGTCCCACTTTCTTAGAAAGTGTGTATTGGAAAAAGAGATCTACGTTGTAGATTTAGAACCATTTAGAAACCTACAATGGCTACTTTCAAATGCAACAAATAATATAAACCAGATTGCAAAAGCTACTAATACAACTGGTGTTATTTACAAAAATGAAATCGAGTCAATGAATAAACAGATAGAAAAATTGTCAAGAGAAATATGGCAGATTCATTCCCTACTTCTTAATAAATCAAAATGA
- a CDS encoding TetR/AcrR family transcriptional regulator, whose translation MNDRKLKVGEKRKLEILEAAMKCFLEKGFQNTTMEDVIEKVSLSKGGVYYHYGSTYEMIYDFMKSGIKYRGEKNKTIDTSKLTSLDAITEMMMERIYDENEFKSIYAIFLKLQNEDKRLCEMFENLKETNTEILSSAFPPNDKLSSIFEDEFLVTFVNTLILGYESLNQKEIFIENKETIKKMLEEYLKNKFPELLG comes from the coding sequence TTGAATGATAGAAAATTGAAAGTTGGAGAAAAAAGGAAGTTAGAAATTCTTGAAGCGGCAATGAAATGTTTCTTAGAAAAGGGTTTCCAAAATACAACTATGGAAGATGTTATAGAAAAAGTAAGTTTAAGTAAAGGTGGTGTTTACTATCATTATGGCTCAACCTATGAAATGATTTATGATTTTATGAAATCAGGTATCAAATATAGAGGAGAAAAAAACAAAACTATCGACACATCTAAGTTAACGAGTTTAGACGCAATTACTGAGATGATGATGGAAAGAATTTATGATGAAAATGAATTTAAAAGCATATATGCAATTTTTTTGAAACTACAAAATGAAGATAAAAGATTGTGTGAAATGTTTGAAAATTTAAAAGAAACAAACACAGAAATTTTATCGTCTGCATTTCCTCCAAACGATAAGCTCTCATCTATTTTTGAAGATGAGTTTTTAGTGACCTTTGTAAATACTTTGATTTTAGGATATGAAAGTTTAAATCAAAAAGAAATTTTTATTGAAAATAAAGAAACAATCAAAAAGATGTTAGAAGAATATTTGAAAAATAAATTTCCTGAATTATTAGGCTGA
- a CDS encoding ABC transporter permease, which translates to MNTKKTFLKKFYELIITLLIVSVLSFVLMKLSPVDPATAYAKRHIGSPSPEQIEEVRIRFGFDKPVYKQYFNWIKNLFSLDLGQSLSNGKPVWDNIMLALPKTLSVVFFSAILQVVLVLSLGCITFLWKSKIINKLTNLLCLIGVSIPSFYIAIILLDIFAVKWDLLSVAGNIGITNYLLPAITLGIFGASFYYPLFKDALDKENGEYYIMFFRANGLKEITLFVKHILPNSIVKLIPNFFQSIGLMIANVAIVEGVFSIPGFGYLIVNSVINRDATMIHGLVFFLALFIALANIISDLINDLLIKERGD; encoded by the coding sequence ATGAATACAAAAAAGACATTTTTAAAAAAATTTTATGAGCTAATAATTACATTATTAATTGTTAGTGTTTTATCATTTGTTTTAATGAAATTATCTCCCGTCGATCCAGCCACTGCATATGCTAAAAGACATATCGGAAGTCCATCACCTGAGCAAATTGAAGAAGTAAGAATAAGATTTGGTTTTGACAAACCTGTATATAAGCAATATTTTAACTGGATTAAAAATCTTTTTTCTCTAGACTTAGGACAGTCTTTAAGCAATGGTAAACCAGTCTGGGATAATATAATGTTGGCTTTGCCAAAAACTTTATCTGTTGTTTTCTTTTCCGCAATATTACAGGTAGTTTTAGTATTATCTTTGGGATGCATTACTTTCTTATGGAAGAGCAAGATAATCAATAAGCTTACAAATCTCTTATGCCTTATTGGTGTTTCAATTCCTAGCTTTTATATTGCTATTATCTTACTTGATATATTTGCAGTAAAGTGGGATTTGCTATCAGTAGCAGGTAATATTGGCATTACAAACTATCTACTTCCTGCAATAACTTTAGGGATATTTGGGGCTTCTTTTTATTATCCACTATTTAAAGATGCTTTAGACAAAGAGAATGGTGAATATTATATTATGTTTTTTAGAGCAAATGGTCTAAAGGAAATTACTTTGTTCGTGAAACATATATTGCCAAACTCGATAGTAAAGTTAATTCCAAATTTCTTCCAGAGTATTGGACTTATGATTGCAAATGTGGCAATAGTTGAGGGAGTTTTTTCTATTCCAGGATTTGGGTATTTGATTGTAAATTCTGTAATAAATCGTGATGCAACGATGATTCATGGGTTGGTTTTCTTTTTAGCATTATTTATTGCACTTGCTAATATAATATCAGATTTGATAAACGATCTTTTGATAAAGGAAAGGGGAGATTAA